The Bombus pascuorum chromosome 13, iyBomPasc1.1, whole genome shotgun sequence nucleotide sequence TTGGGATCATTGCAATGTTCTACAATAAccatagcaattttaaaaCACTTAGTCAGTCCATCCATCGCGTTATCCAAGTATTTCATTTCTTGCaaaatatcattgaaataattaatatcaagtATCTGTTCTTTGTTCGATTCTAcgtaaaaatcttttaataattgtcTAAGTAAACGTTCCAGCTTAGACATCACATCAATCCTTTCTTTGGACGAAtctgaatttattaaattaaatgcgAATGTGCCAATTGTCAGTAAATGTCCTGTGAACTGAACAGGATCTatgaatattctattatttatcacAATGTTATTATTCTgatattttattggaaatttctcTCTCCAGCTTAATTTATTCAAACCATATAAGAAATCTTCTTTGTTGGTAAATTGCTTTATTCTGTACACAATACCTTCAGATCTACTTTGTGTACCTTTACCAGTGTATGCATTCATTCTATCAAACTCTTCCTTTAGACGACTGATTCTCAAAGCAGccttaaatttttcaaagatgGTACCTTTAGATGACTCTATGAGTTCACCAGCCAGTCTGGTGTTTAATAGGGCATTACTGAAGAACAGAACATGCGAAGTGAATATAACTATATCCAAAAAATCAACATCTCTTTCTGTTTTGTATTTGTCAATTAAACAATATCCTTGATAAACTATACCAACACCATTCATTGataaattacttaatatcaGAGAATTGTAAGCTGCTTTAGCTGTAACAGCTACAGTGCTGCCTTTTTCAAAAGCTTTAGAGAGGAGCATAGTTCCTCCATTTGCTCCTAACGATAAGGCTGTACTACCTATTCCAAGCCAGGCAGAAAATGCTTTCTTATTTGTAGGAATAATGGATTGTTTGTGCTTGGCAAGATCTACTAATTTATGAGAATTTCTTGCAATAATCCATGTTCCACATATGCCACTCTGAATAAGAcctaatgataataattttactcaATTAATTGAGATGAAAGggaaatagaaattgaatAACTTTTGTATCCCTACAAATGAAACAATTATACAATCATACCTGCAGTAAAAACAATAGGTGCAATAGGTGTTAGCAAGCTAACAGCTCCAAATCCTATAGTAGTAGCTACAGACAATGTATTTGCAGTTATATCGATACCTTTAAGAACTTTAGTTTTAACAGCACAAGCAGGTGAGTCTAATATCTGAACCCATACAGTTGAAATATATTCTGTAACTTTATAATTTGGATTATACTGATACAAACCATTCTTTGGTAAAATCATAGTACACTGAGGCAATGTATTATTTGTTACATAATCATTCCAAGTTTTATACATTCTACCTTCATTGTCAATATAAGATATACcatatgtttttgtttttagtTTAAATATTGGTATACTACATATGTTATTAGATTCCTTGTttgatttatcattttttttattggatCGGTTTATATCTGCTTGTAAaagtattacattaaatataattccaaTATAAATAGTACTATCCACTTTATCTCTTCCAAACTTCATTATCTGTTGATATATTGTATCTATAGCTTTACACATCCTCTTATCGTACActattttactaaatatattattctccTGATTATTTCCCGATGTTTTACTTTCATAGTCTTTATCAACTTTAGGAAGACCAAACAAGGCATATCCGATCTTATGTCTtataaattcgtaattttcaGAATCATATAAAAACCAATCAGGAAGCAGTTCATAATAATATTGCTGATATTCTTTGGCAAGTTTTATTGCTTCTGTCTAAAATACATCAAATTATAAGTATAGCATTAAATAAATAGCtgaaaattaatgataaagacatataaatttactttttcatttaaacaAGCCATATcggtttttaaatataatgagaatttttaaaatactttttaagcTTTCTTAAAATACACCAGTTCAAATAATTACACCAAAAAGGGTATTTATaactgaatataaaataatatgattaaCACATATGATTTCCCACAATTATCTAACAATCGTAATTTTGTTTAACtgcaaacaaatataattttagttaTTGCTCGTATAAGCGATTGTTATATATCACTTTGAAACAGCTTATTGTAGAGAAGTATAACACAATATATAAccttaatatataatatataaccttAAGcgcgttatatattattattaagcgCGATTGTTATATATCACTTTGAAATAGCTTATTGTAGAGAAGTATAACACAATATATAAccttaatatgtaatatataaccTTAAGCGCGTATGCAAATTTCTATTCGTATAAACGTTAATACTTAATCAAGATATCCTCAaaagacaaataaattttttattagaactatgaatatattaaagaCAGATGAAAGAGAACAGAAATTTTGTGTACAACGAGGAATCCCCTTTCTAGTAACATATGTTTTACCACCTCATATAACACTacattttacgattatttcgttatatagaaaaatattgcaaatattctttttgcattgaaaatagaatgtaattattaaagatgaataataatgttattttcattattttgtcACTGGAACATAACCGGAGAAATAGTTGAAACCAGGTGACCAACATACATTTGTATGTAAGTATATCAGGGTGAATAGGGAGATCAGCCATGCAATATTAACAAAGTTGGCAAAATGATGCGCGATAAGAACAAGAGCTTCTAACGGCCAACGGCAGAACTATACGCGCGTTTCGTCCTCTGAAGTATTTAGTAGAAGGAATATACTTATCCACGGCGATCTTTTTAATACTTACCAATATTTAccaattttctcgaattgttttgtcagtttttgtaatttatttctttaactaATGGGCATTAGATATATTACGCCTAcattacgtatatgtataatgaataattttggCTCTtcagtaataattttaattacttcttaCCACTTagtaatatcaatattttattccttttgtGAAGTAAGCAAAAAAATCtaacttaaaaatatacattgaGAACTAGCCGATTTGCACACAGACGCTTACCCCCTGACATTCATCATATCGTTTCCACTGCTGGCATATTATCGCCCTTTTCGTTTagcacaaaatatatatatatatatatatgtcggagatgaaaggacaccgggtcccccccgttggaattatttggaaaagcctcaatactgtagtatctacgaaataacccagacacagtcattcgaaacttgagacaatgagtttaggctcgaggcgacaaccggtcgccgagcgtagccacggtcacgggataaacattccacctaacagagatataaagtaacatagctttcctttaaagaattggcagtacagacacttgacaataagacattccaacagccccgcagctcgccacacacagaccccattctttgggccagatgatcgccagatgccgatgcatcgtttacagtttatgttcagataacctgaggaaccgttacaaatcttaggacttagttaactaaagtccttcagattgacaaacagtctttattctatcagcctgtaaatctgtcacctattgcgggaagttatgggaaagcctgatttggtcacgtacgacgttgcctgctaggaactctctctctctagggcggctagcatccttttctaaccgccaacatagaaattgaccaattaacagcagcgcctatttccctcaccctccgagtggaggctttctttgacgaatccgatgatctcgtgcccttaggcacaccccgtcatagttttcctctgcagcgtcgtcgcgacggaaagtcattcttttctggcaatctgattagctaagagtcaatcaagcgttcctagtatcgcgagtagtaagttgagtccgacttagactttgaagcaaagtatattcgttatcccgttgaccgtggattcgctatatcgaacttagggccattgtcattagcgtccagctaccgcgtccgtttgtcaatcttgtatcagccatacttgtgtaataaatatctgtgcgacaaccatgaacaacactggtgaagattcattatacgcccctaacgtcaacccgacatatatatatatatatctgttcTTATCACGATTGTATCGCTTTCTTTGTTTAACACCGTCCGTGTCGTTTGTCCTCGTCGCATAGTAACGCTATCTCTTTCTACCAATTCTTGTATCGTCTATCCTTGTCGCACAGTATCGCCGTTTCTTTCTATCGCCGCATGATTATCTGTCCTTGTCGCACAATATTGCAATTCTACTCTGCGGACGAGTCATGTACTGCCATCTATCCTGAAATGTCTCAACCGGCTGTTCTTTCCATTTACGACAGATGGCAGCACATGACTTATCcgagtaataaaattttcatctgCGAATAAGTTATGTGCTGCCATCTGTCAAAAATGGAAGGAACAGCCGGTTGGGACATTTTGGGACAGATGGCAGTACATGACTTATCcttagataaaattttattactgcgATAAGTCATGTGCTGCCATCTGTCGTAAATGGAAAGAACAGCCGGTTGAGACATTTCAGGATAGATGGCAGAACATGACTTATTCGTAgacgaaaattttattactcgGATAAGTCATGTGCTGCCATCTGTCCTTAAATGTCTGAACTTACTGTTTCTTCTATTTGCAGTAGATAGCAGCACAGAGGTCATCAAAATAATAAGGATACAATATTGTTCATAAAGGAGCGACATGAGCAATGGTAGAAAGAGATGGCGACACTGTGCGACAAGGATAGAGTATACGAATACCAGTGGAAAGAAAGGGCGATAGTGTGTGACAAGGACACAGTATACGAATGCCAGTAGGAGAGAGCAATATTATTCGACACACAATTCTAAGGACAGACAATTCAATGGCGAATTCACGGTATTCaacagagacagagacagagatgCACATACAAAACTATGCACATTTGTTAGTGAACTGTTCCTTACGCTGAACTGATATTGTCCAAAGAATCGTAAGAGAAATAAATCAACATTCTTTCGGTGCGTTTGTGCGTACTCTCcttacaattattttgttcACTCAAACATTATTTTGAATGCAAAGAAACGTTCATACCGTTTTCATTCAAGAATCATCGTACGTCTGGTACTAGCCAGTCCACTTCGTGGTTATGAAATCTATTATATCAGCgtgattaattttcaaaaacccACCATGAAACACACTTTATATTTGTACTATATCGAGGCCACTATAGTTTCGCAAGCAAGTAATGAATCATTGCTCATTTCTTTTGTCagctattttaaaattaagatcgctatatatattcttatatatatattctttcaatatatatatatattctttcaattaaatatagaCACAGCACACATGAAATAATATACTAATGTCCTTTAAATAACCACAGATTATTCCCGCTATTTTCTGCAACTGATTACTCGAACGCTTATCGGTATTTACAATTTGATCATATCAATAGTGacagaattattaaatattccagGCTATTTAAAGCATTGCAGCCTATATTACCAGCCAGCGTAGTATTAAGTTTAAACGAACAAATGGATACGGGATTaggtataacaatataattcaatgaaaacaataacaaatacatatatttctcgAAATGTGATACACTTTGACGTTGGTGGTCGTATTTTAATTCTCGCGTGTACTGTTTTCTcatcttttttcgtttcaaatgGATCGGATGGCGTGTCATTTAAATGGACGCGGCGACGTCACCTAAAACTCTTCCCATTATGTTGCATTTATTTctgctcttttcttttctgcttttttttttttgctttttcactttttcttcCGTTCTGTCATCGTCGTTAAATTCTAATTGGAGCAAAGCTGTCGGTTGCATCTACCGTGTTTTtctctaattattttttttctacgaTTTCTCCTTTACgacattttttctctttatagatttttttttctttttgcttcgCTATCCTCAGACTGCAGTATTCAGCGCGCGCGCATACGCCACGTGCGCACGCACGTGGTCACATTGTTTAccttttctatttcctttgttttcattttacataACCAACAAACACTATTGCGCTTCATCGTTTTGTCATTGTTTGAAAACTGTGCCGAGATCCAAGACCGGTCACTTAGAAAGCTACGAAgtagtttaattaattagcaacTTGTACTAGAAGGTACTTATACAAATATCGATCTTCGAGAAACGTGAACGAGCGtctctttttcattctcgactttctttgctttcttttttttttcctttttttacatCTTCAGGGCGACTGTCGACGCAgggattatttataattagacCGCGGATATACATGgaaattcatatctttatgaatataatttacagaGTCCACAGTCTATTTATAACAATcggaaaagaaacaaaaactgCTTGGCTTTGTTGTAATTTGTCGCTAGACGCTACTAATCGCAGTTACAAGATACAAAAAGTACGTTTTGTTAGGCATTGTGTGACAATTTTTCTCcattattcatatttaaatagcTTTCGATGCATCAGATGTTATAATCTAACGAGTTCTGTTTATCTTTCAGGTAATCAGGCTGCATGCCAAAAAAGCGACGTGTTTTATGTGTGATCTGATTGAACAATGAGTGCGGAGATGCTCCTTGCATTGTATGTTCTTAATCTAATGGTATCTGTATTACCTCATTCTATCACGTTCCTCACGCATGGAGTTCGCAATGCATTTGTAAATGTTAAATGTTACATTCGTAAATCGCTTTTTTGTTGTCTAACTTTTGcctttcatttcttcttcgCAATCAAGTAAAGGGATACGTCTAAACGAATTTTTCCAATCGTATTTTACTAGGAGCCGAATCACGAGTCTAAACTGAAAAAGCAATTCGCGtgtaatttcgtttttgtagTTACGAGATTCACCCGCGTATATACTATAAACTAcacaaaaatttcatactaTACAACGTGCATAAAATCTCggcgaaaaaaagaaaatatatatatatatatatatatatatgataacaagacgtaaaacaatttttcatatcGTCGACACGATTAATTATACATGGACTCTGTATCCAactaaaatttacaattataaaatggaGTCGATTCTATGAAGTTTTAAAGCGTGATAGCAAAAGTAAAGAAACAAATGTACAGAGTACGTATACTTTAATTAACTAGAAAATGTAATTGCCGTATAAAAAACTGGCGGTTTCGAAGCGAATCTGTCATTGGCAAAGccttctataaaattaattcatcttGTATATGTCTAcaaatatacacgtatatatgaTAGTATCTATGatgtatcatatatatatatcattatacgttataagctctTTGAGAATTCGTGTAGTGTAGGGTCAAAAGGAacagataaaaaatgataaaataacaaatcaaTAATGTAACAAATGAATAACAGGcgcaatataaaaaaagttccACCGGGAACATACTCTTAATGCCGATTTCACGTCGCAGAAGGTGCTAAAAAACatgtgtatataataattatactcgATTATTGTCACTGAGCGTTGCAACGAGCAGAATCCCTTATCATTTAGCGCATCAAcagtacataaaatattagtcGCATGTGTATTATTCGTGAAAGGCGC carries:
- the LOC132913581 gene encoding uncharacterized protein LOC132913581 is translated as MACLNEKTEAIKLAKEYQQYYYELLPDWFLYDSENYEFIRHKIGYALFGLPKVDKDYESKTSGNNQENNIFSKIVYDKRMCKAIDTIYQQIMKFGRDKVDSTIYIGIIFNVILLQADINRSNKKNDKSNKESNNICSIPIFKLKTKTYGISYIDNEGRMYKTWNDYVTNNTLPQCTMILPKNGLYQYNPNYKVTEYISTVWVQILDSPACAVKTKVLKGIDITANTLSVATTIGFGAVSLLTPIAPIVFTAGLIQSGICGTWIIARNSHKLVDLAKHKQSIIPTNKKAFSAWLGIGSTALSLGANGGTMLLSKAFEKGSTVAVTAKAAYNSLILSNLSMNGVGIVYQGYCLIDKYKTERDVDFLDIVIFTSHVLFFSNALLNTRLAGELIESSKGTIFEKFKAALRISRLKEEFDRMNAYTGKGTQSRSEGIVYRIKQFTNKEDFLYGLNKLSWREKFPIKYQNNNIVINNRIFIDPVQFTGHLLTIGTFAFNLINSDSSKERIDVMSKLERLLRQLLKDFYVESNKEQILDINYFNDILQEMKYLDNAMDGLTKCFKIAMVIVEHCNDPKQFLCEAIYFSWTYCKANLKEYFINLSSTPRNEIFHALTKIITSLYECIEAIENELFSAFYTYMTNIKLAIDDQYCSSL